The window CTGCTGCTTGCCGCGGAACGAAACCGCGCGACGAACGCGGTCGATCGCCTTGTTGCGGCCGACATTGACCAGCCAGGCGCGCGGATTGGCGGGGAATTCACCGATCGGCCAGCGCTGCAGCGCGACCGCGAAGGCATCCTGCAGGGAATCCTCGGCCAGATCAAAATCGCCGACGAGACGGATCAGCGTTGCGAGCGCCCGACCCGCCTCGTCGCGGAAGATTTTCTCGATCTGGCTCGGGGTCATGGCCATCAATCGTTGCTCAACGGCCGCGCCGGACGGCGCGGCCGCTGCATCGATGATGCGATAATGGCGTCATCGCGGGTTGTCGTAGATCATCACCGGCCTGACTTCGATCGAGCCGGTCTTGGCGCCGGGAATCCGCGCCGCAAGGCCGAGCGCGGTGTCGAGATCCTTGGCCTCGACCAGATAGTAGCCGCCGAGCTGCTCGCGGGTTTCCGCGAACGGCCCATCGGTCGTCAGCGTCTTGCCGTCGCGGACCCGCACGGTGGTTGCGGTCGACACCGGCTGCAGCCCGTCGCCCGCCTTGAAGTGCCCGCTCTGGATGATCGACTGGGTGTAGGCGCCGTACTCCGCCGTCACGGCCTTGCGGTCGTCAGCGGTCATGTGGGCGTATTCCGCGTCGCTCCGGTAGATCAGCAGCAAATATTGCATCTCGTCTCTCCTCTTGACCGGCTGGATCGCCGACACCCAGTCGAACGGGCGGCAGATCAAACGACATCTTCAGGATAAATTATTTTGGCCGCCCTGGCCGCCGTTATCCGCTTGACGGATCGGGCGGAAACGCCCATGCGGTGGGGGTCAGTCGGCCGGACGGCCGCTCCCGCTGGTGCCGAAAGGCCGCGGGGGAGGAAAGTCCGGGCTCCATCGACATGCGGTGCCGGATAACGTCCGGCGGGGGCGACCCCAGGGAAAGTGCCACAGAGAACGAACCGCTCCCTCCTCGGAGGTAGCAAGGGTGAAAAGGTGCGGTAAGAGCGCACCGCGTTTCCGGCAACGGAGACGGCATGGCAAACCACACCGGGAGCAAAACCGAATAGGGACGGCAACGCGGTTAGTTCGCGCACGCGCGATAACACCGCAGGGCGATGTCAGGTCCGCTGTCCGGGTAGGTTGCTCGAGGCAAGGTGCAAACCTTGTCCCAGAGGAATGGCCGTCGCGTACCATTCGCAAGAATGGTGCCCTACAGAACCCGGCTTACAGGCCGGCTGATATTTTGGAGTATGAAGGGCTCGGCGTAACACGCCGGGCCCTTCGCCATATCGGACGCCACGGCTGCATCCCATTTGCTAGAATGCCCCCCGCGGAGGATCGCAGATGGACCTTCAGAAGATCATGGCAAAGGCGCGAGATATCGCCAGGACCACCGGCACGATCACGACCGAACAACTCAACGGCCTGTGCCCGAACAGCATGGAGCCCGACGATATCGCAGCGCTCTTCGCGGCTCTGCGGACCGAGGGCATTCAACTCAAGGATAGCGACTCAGAAAAGTAGAAGCCGTCGACTTCGGACACTACGCTACGATCTCCTGCAGCAGCGCCATCAGCGCCTCCGGCGCCGTGACGTTCGGCGAGTGGCTGGCGTCGATCTCGAAATAGCGCCAGCCGGCTTCGTTCCTCGTGCGATTTGCGAACTGCCCGAACGTGTCCGCCAGCGTGGTGCGGGTGGCGTAGACGTAGCTGCGCGGCAGCTTGGTCTCGCCATGTTGCAGCTTGAGTTTCTGCTCGAAGCATTTGATCGGCATGTCGACGCGACGCGCGGTGAGCCATTCGACATCTGCGGGAGACGTATCCGGCGGCGTCGGCATCGGCGGGATGCGCCAGCCGTCGCCGTCGCTCGCGAGCTCGCGCATGGTCTCGATGGCCGGCTCGTTGAGGTCGAGCAGGGATTGGCCGTCGCGCGGCACGAAGGCGTCGATATAGATCAGCTGCGCGATGCGCTCGCGCACCCGGTCGGCGACGCCGGTCGCGACCATTCCGCCATAGGAATGGCCGACCAGCACGATGTCGTGCAGATCTTCGTAGGAGATGACGCCGAGCACGTCCTGGATATGCGCTTCGAGGTCGAGCCCCTGATGCGCCAGGTGCGCGCGCTCACCGAGCCCGGTGTAGCTCGGCGTGACGAGCCGGTGCCCGGCGGCCTGCATCAAGGGATGCATTTTCTTCCACGCCCATCCGGCCGACCAGGCGCCGTGACAGACCAGAAAGGTTTTCGACGTATTCGCAGTCATGGGGTGCTTCGATTCCGATTGTCGTTGATGAGCCGCGATTTTGAAGTGTACCCGCCGCCCGCGTCGTGTAAACGTCGCCGCAACGATCAAAAGAACGAGACGAGGATGAACCCGGCAAGCTACGCGGTCCTGTTCTTCGGCGCGCTTGCCGGCGGTTTCGTCTCCGGTCTTGCCGGCTTCGGCACCGCGCTGATGGCGCTCGGCATCTGGCTCTATGTGCTGCCGCCGACACTTGCGGTGCCGCTGGTGCTGGTCTGCTCGGTGATCGCGCAGGTGTCGACGCTGCCGTCGATCTGGAAGAGCATCGATTTCCGCCTGGTCTGGCCGTTCGTCATCGCGGGCCTCGCCGGCGTGCCGATCGGCATTTTGCTGATCGCCCGCGCCGACCCCGGGGTCTTCAAGCTGACGATCGGCGTCTTCCTGCTGGTGTTCCCGACCCTGCTGTTCCTGCAGCGCAAGCCGATGTCGATCGCCTTCGGCGGCAAATGGGCCGACGGCGCGATCGGATTTGCCGGCGGCATTCTCGGCGGCCTCGCCGGACTGTCCGGCCCGCTCCCGATCCTGTGGGCGAGCCTGCGCGGCTGGGGCAAGCAGCAGCGCCGCGGCGTATTCCAGATCTTCAACTTCACGATCCTGGCGGCCGCGCTCCTGGTCCAGATCGCGAGCGGCCTGGTGAAGCCCGAACTGATCTGGCTCGTGGGCTGCGCGTTTCCGGGAACGCTGCTCGGCGCCTGGCTCGGCGCGCGCCTCTACCACGCGCTCAGCGACCGCAACTTCTCCGACGTCGTGCTGGTGCTGCTGTTCCTGTCCGGCGTGGCGCTGGTGTGGAACGGGCTGGCGCCGAAATAGCCGACAGCGCGCGGCTGACGGACATCGGTCCATCAGCCACGCGCCATCGCCTACTCCGCGGCCGCCTGGCCGAACTCGGTCGCCTGCCGCTCGAACAGGCCGCGGTAGATGCCGCCCCGCCGTGCGGCAAGCACCTCATGCGTGCCCTGCTCGACGATCTCGCCGCGATCGAACACCAGGATCCGATCCATGCTGCGCACGGTCGACAGCCGATGTGCGATCACGATCGAGGTGCGACCCTTCATCAGCCGCTCCATCGCCTGCTGGATCAGCGCCTCCGATTCCGAATCGAGGCTCGAGGTCGCCTCGTCCAGGATCAGGATCGGCGCATCCGCCAGGAAGGCGCGCGCCAGCGCCACGCGCTGCCGCTCGCCGCCCGACAGCTTCACGCCGCGCTCGCCCACCAGCGTGCCGTAATCCTTCGGCAGCCGCATGATGAAGTCATGCGCATTGGCAAGCCGCGCCGCCTGCTCGATCGCCTCCATGCTGGCGCCCGGCCGGCCATAGGCGATGTTCTCCGCCAGCGTGCGGTGAAACAGGATCGGCTCCTGCTGCACGATCGCGATCTGGCTGCGCAGCGATTGCTGCGTCGCCTTGGCGATATCCTGACCGTCGATCAGGATTTTGCCGCTGGAGACGTCGTAGAGCCGCTGCACCAGCTTGACGAAGGTCGTCTTGCCGGAGCCGGAGCGCCCGACCAGGCCGACACGCTCGCCGGCATCGATGTCGACCGACAGCCCGTCATAGAGCGGCCGGCGATGGCCGCCATAGTGGAACGTGACGTCGTCGAACACGATGCGGCCGCGCTGGATGTCGATCGTCCTCGCATTGACCACATCGACGATGCCGAGCGGCTCGCCATGGATCTGCACCAGCTCCTCCATGTCGTTCACCGAACGCTGCAGGTTGTTGATGTGCATGCCGACATCCCGCAAGTAAGCGTGGATGATATAGTAGCTGGTCAGCACATAGGTGACGTCGCCCGGCGTGGCGTGACCCTGCGCCCACAGCAGGATTGCGCCGCCGATCACCGAAGCACGGAAGCACAGCAGCACCAGGAGCTGCGCCGTCGAGGTGTGGTTGTAGCGGAGCCAGGTCCGCCGCACCCGCCGGCGCCAGCGGCTGATGACGCCGTCCAGCCGCATGTCCTCGCGCGTCTCGGCGCCAAACGACTTCACCACCGCGTTGCAGGTCAAGGCGTCGGCCAGCGTGCCGCCGACCTTGGTGTCCCACGCGTTGGAGACGCGCGCGGCGGGCGCGACGTAGCGCACCTGGAACACCATGGTCATCGCGACATAGATCACCGAGCCCACGGCGATCACCGCGCCAAGCTGCGGCCAGTGCAGCCCGAGCAGGATCATCGAGCCGAGCAGCACGACGAGCGACGGCAACAGCGCCATCAGGATGGTGTCGTTCAACAGGTCGAGCGCCCACATGCCGCGCGTGATCTTGCGCACCGTGGAGCCCGCGAACGAATTGGCGTGCCAGTCGGTCGAGAAGCGCTGCACCTGCATGAAGGCCTGCTGCCCGACATCGGACATCGTCTTCAGCGTGAACGGCACGATGGTCTGGATACCGACCAGCCGCAGCATCAGCGACAGCGCGCCGAGGCCGACGATGGCGCCGAACGCCAGCATCGCCGCATGGCGCGCGACGGCGTCGGTGGCGCCCGCGGTCAGTGCATCGACCAAATGGCCGGAAAACACCGGCATGAACAGGTCGGCGGCGGTCGCACCGAGGAAGCCCGCCGTCACGGCGAAGGCGCGCAGCGGCTGCTCCAGCCAGTGGCGGAACACGAATGGCAGGACGATCCGGATCGCGGCCGGTCGCTTGGTCGTCAGAGAGGTCATGGCACATTCCGGCCACGCTTCTGCAGCGCAAGCCGGCTCCACTTAAGGCGACGGGCGGACGGAATCCGGCCGCTTATGTCGCTGGAAATTGTAGATAACGTGTTGGGAAGTTTGGATGATCGGGGATCAGGCCCGATCAGCGCCGGGAGCTAACGCGAAGGCGCGTCAAGCACCATCGAACGCGGGCGCGCGATCTGCGAAATAAACGATTTCATGCGCATCTCCCGGGTTCGAGTAAGGAATGCGCTGCTTATAAATGCATCACGCGCGATTGGCAAGATGGCAAGCGCGTGAGTGCGTCAATGTGTCGGCGATGCAACGCTCTGCACGCCAACGGGCGCACACCGCGTGCGAAGCCGATGCGCTCAATGCGCGTCGCCGCCGCCTGCGGTCATCGACGGCGGCTTGTTGACGAACAGCACCAGGAGGCTGAGGCCGACATAGAACAGCGACAGCATGAAGAAGGCGTCGCCATAGCTCATCACCTGGGCCTGGCGATGCACGAGCTGCGAGAGCTGCTTCATCGCCATGGTGGCGGCATCACCCATGCCCTGCAGGCGCTGGCTGAAATTGTTGAGGGTCTCGACCGCGGTCGTGTTGCCCCAGGTCACGCGGTCCTGCAGCCGCGAGATGTGCAGATCGGTGCGGTCGTTGAGCACCTCGTTGATCACGGCGAGCCCGACCGCGCCGCCGAGATTGCGCATCAGGTTGAACAGGCCGGAAGCGTTCTTGACGCGGTCCTGCGGCAGCGTGGCGAGTGCGATGTTGTTGGTTGGCACCATCGCGCACATCATGCCGATGCCGCGCAGGATCTGCGGCACCAGCAGCTCGTAGAAATCGTACTCGCGGGTGATCCAGGTCATCTGCCAGGAACCGAGCGCGAAGGTGACGAGGCCGAAGGCGATGATGTAGCGCAGATCGACCTTCTGCATCAGCCGGCCGACCACCGGCGCCATGAAGAACATCGTCAGGCCGGAGATGAACATGGTCTCGCCGATCATCAGCGCGCTGTAGCCGCGGATCTCGGCGAGATAGCGCGGATAGACGTAGGTCAGGCCGTAGAGCCCGATGCCGATGCAGAACTGCAGCACGCAGCCGACCGCGAAGTTGCGGTTGGAGAAGGCATAGAGATCGAC of the Bradyrhizobium quebecense genome contains:
- a CDS encoding YciI family protein, with protein sequence MQYLLLIYRSDAEYAHMTADDRKAVTAEYGAYTQSIIQSGHFKAGDGLQPVSTATTVRVRDGKTLTTDGPFAETREQLGGYYLVEAKDLDTALGLAARIPGAKTGSIEVRPVMIYDNPR
- a CDS encoding sulfite exporter TauE/SafE family protein, whose translation is MNPASYAVLFFGALAGGFVSGLAGFGTALMALGIWLYVLPPTLAVPLVLVCSVIAQVSTLPSIWKSIDFRLVWPFVIAGLAGVPIGILLIARADPGVFKLTIGVFLLVFPTLLFLQRKPMSIAFGGKWADGAIGFAGGILGGLAGLSGPLPILWASLRGWGKQQRRGVFQIFNFTILAAALLVQIASGLVKPELIWLVGCAFPGTLLGAWLGARLYHALSDRNFSDVVLVLLFLSGVALVWNGLAPK
- a CDS encoding alpha/beta fold hydrolase, with product MTANTSKTFLVCHGAWSAGWAWKKMHPLMQAAGHRLVTPSYTGLGERAHLAHQGLDLEAHIQDVLGVISYEDLHDIVLVGHSYGGMVATGVADRVRERIAQLIYIDAFVPRDGQSLLDLNEPAIETMRELASDGDGWRIPPMPTPPDTSPADVEWLTARRVDMPIKCFEQKLKLQHGETKLPRSYVYATRTTLADTFGQFANRTRNEAGWRYFEIDASHSPNVTAPEALMALLQEIVA
- a CDS encoding ABC transporter ATP-binding protein; this encodes MTSLTTKRPAAIRIVLPFVFRHWLEQPLRAFAVTAGFLGATAADLFMPVFSGHLVDALTAGATDAVARHAAMLAFGAIVGLGALSLMLRLVGIQTIVPFTLKTMSDVGQQAFMQVQRFSTDWHANSFAGSTVRKITRGMWALDLLNDTILMALLPSLVVLLGSMILLGLHWPQLGAVIAVGSVIYVAMTMVFQVRYVAPAARVSNAWDTKVGGTLADALTCNAVVKSFGAETREDMRLDGVISRWRRRVRRTWLRYNHTSTAQLLVLLCFRASVIGGAILLWAQGHATPGDVTYVLTSYYIIHAYLRDVGMHINNLQRSVNDMEELVQIHGEPLGIVDVVNARTIDIQRGRIVFDDVTFHYGGHRRPLYDGLSVDIDAGERVGLVGRSGSGKTTFVKLVQRLYDVSSGKILIDGQDIAKATQQSLRSQIAIVQQEPILFHRTLAENIAYGRPGASMEAIEQAARLANAHDFIMRLPKDYGTLVGERGVKLSGGERQRVALARAFLADAPILILDEATSSLDSESEALIQQAMERLMKGRTSIVIAHRLSTVRSMDRILVFDRGEIVEQGTHEVLAARRGGIYRGLFERQATEFGQAAAE